CACCGCCATGGAGGAGATGAACGCCACGGTGATGGAGGTGGCCCGCCACGCATCCGAGGCGGCGGACGGCGCCAGGGACGTGCAGGAGAAATCCGCCCACGGTGCCCAGGTAGTGCAGGAGGTGGTCTCGGCCATGGGCCGGGTGAGCACCATGTCGCGCGAGCTCTCCGGCGAGATCAACGAACTGGGACGCCAGGCCGCGGACATCACCTCCATCATCAACGTGATCCAGGACATCGCCGACCAGACCAACCTGCTGGCCCTGAACGCGGCCATCGAGGCGGCCCGGGCCGGAGAAGCCGGGCGCGGCTTCGCCGTGGTGGCCGACGAGGTGCGAAAGCTCGCCGAGCGGACCATGTCCGCCACCTCTGAAGTGACCGGCTCCATCCAGGCCATCACCGGAACCGTGGACAAAAACGTGCGCAGCGTGAACCAGGCAGTGTCGGCCATCGAAGAGTCCAACCGCTTGGCCTCCCAGGCCGGGGACTCCCTGGAGGAGATACTGGGCATCGCGGGCAAGGCCGTGGACCAGATCACCTCCATCGCCACGGCCGCCGAGCAGCAGTCGGCCACCTCGGAGGAGATCAACCGCAGCGTGGACGAGATCAACGCCATCGCCTCGGAAACGGCCGAGGGCATGAACCACTCCGCCCAGGCCGTCTCGGACCTGGCCCGGCAGGTGACCGACCTCAAGGGGCTGGTGGAACGCATGGGCGCGCCCGGGCGGAAAGAGCTGGCGCAGGCCGGATTGGCCCGGCCGTAGCCTGGCCCCGGTCGGGGATGTGAAAAGAGGCGTCCCGGGCCCGACAGGCCCGTAGCGGCGGACGCCGGGCAGTCCGCCTAGGCGTCCCGGGTCTGGCCCGGGCTGGGGGGGGAGATGGCCCTGGTCTCCACCATGGCCACGCGCAGGTCCCCGTTTTCCTGCAAGAGCCTGCGAACGGTCAGGTTCAGTTCGCGGTTCTCCTGCCGGAGTTCCTTGTGCTCTTGGCGCAGCTCTTGGGTTTCCTTCCTGAGGTCCGTGGCCTCCCGGCGCAGCGCGGCCAGCTCCTGTTCCAGGGCCGTTTCGGAAAGCGCGGCCCGGATGTCCGTGGCCAAATCGTCGGAGGCGTACTCCTGCGAGCGCATGACCCCTTCACCCAGAAGAAGCCAGCGGGGCTCGATACCAAAGATGGTGCAGAGGGCCCTGGCGATGCCGGTGTCGGGCTCGGTGACGCCCCGTTCGTAGCGCCCCAGGGTGTTCTGGTGCACCCCGAGGCGCTTCGCGAATTCGGCCTGGGACAGGTCTCCGCGGATGATTTTCAACCGTTGCGCGGTCGTAGTGGCTGTGCCCAATGAGTTCCCCGAAAAATATATGTCTGATGTTGGACACGTCGCGAGCGTCTGGTCGAATGTAACACAGGACCACCAAAACAATTTTTAGTCACGGCTACCAATAACGGTTGACCATGAACCAAAAACAGGTTTATTAACGTCTCGCGGACAGTAGATAGCTCGACATCCCATGAACACTTCTACTTGTCCCGTAAACAGGGGTCAACGTCCGAAAGGCGTATTGGCTTGGGCGTTGGACTCGCCCTGTGCTATATCGCCCATGCGAAAACACGGAGCCGG
The DNA window shown above is from Fundidesulfovibrio terrae and carries:
- a CDS encoding helix-turn-helix transcriptional regulator, whose translation is MKIIRGDLSQAEFAKRLGVHQNTLGRYERGVTEPDTGIARALCTIFGIEPRWLLLGEGVMRSQEYASDDLATDIRAALSETALEQELAALRREATDLRKETQELRQEHKELRQENRELNLTVRRLLQENGDLRVAMVETRAISPPSPGQTRDA